From Treponema sp. OMZ 787:
ATTTTGACAGCCCACAATAAAAACGATTATTATGAAACGGTTTTGATGAGGCTTTTTCAAGGTTCCGAACCTGAGGCCCTTATGGGAATCGCTCCAAAAAGGGGCAGATTTATTCGCCCCTTGCTGTACATTACACGCTCCGAAATTGAAGACTATCTAAATGAAAGGAATATCCCGTGGCGGGAGGATTCGACTAATTTTGAAACCTCTTATCTTAGGAATAAGGTAAGGCATAATCTTGTTCCGGCCTTGACTCTCTGCTTTGACGGCTGGCAAAGGGGCTTGGATAAAAGTTTAGCAAAGATAAGGGCTCAAAACGATTTTATTAACGCCTCTTATAGAACGAAAAAAGAATCATGGATATTGTATAAAAACGAAAAAGGGGAAGCCTGCTGCCGGTGTAAATTTCTTTTTTTTGTAAGCCTTGACGAAGCTTTAAAACTTAAATTTCTTCAAGAGGGCATAATTCTTTTAAAAGGAAAAAGAAGAGTTCCGTATTCCGTCTTTGAAGATTTAATGAAGCTTTCAGATACAAAAAAAATAGTATTTTCGGGCGGCTTTTGCATAAAAAAAGAAGTCGAGGAGGTCTTTCTTTTTAAAGATTTAAATGATGAAAAACAAAATGAGCTTTTTTATTCCATTTGGATCGATAAGCCTTGTACATTTGATACACCGGCCGGAATTTTTAAGGCTGTAGAAACGGAAAGCGGCTTTTTTGTTGTGCATGAAAGCGATAAAACTTGCGGTATAGGCCCTTTTAAGCCGCCTTTTTGTGTTCGTTCACGGCTTTTAGGAGATGAAATTCAAACGGCTTCCGGCTCAAAAAAATCGGTAAAAAAAATTATAAATGAATGGAATATAGACTACGAAAATAGAAATATTTTGCCGATAATCGAGGAGGGCGGAGTGGTTAAAGGAATATACGGAGCCGCTTTCGGTAAAAAGTTTTTATAGGGGTAAAAGATGACATCTTGTAAATTTTATGACTGTAAACTAAAATATAAGATTTTAGCCTTTTTTCTTTTGATTTTTACGGGGCTTTATGCTGATCAAAGTGACAGGGTAAATTTGTCGGCTGCTTTATCATGCTTACAGAATTCCTCCAAACTTTTTACTGAAGAAAAATGGAAAGATGCCTTGTTTGAAGCCCAACTTGGAGAAGTTTATGATCCTAAAACAGCCGACTTTTTATATATTCAGGCAATATGCAGTTTAAAGTTAAATTACCCTAATGAAGATATATTGCAAAAAGCCGATGCAGCCTGTGCCGACGGAATGATATGGCGGTTATACGACATAAATGCCGGCCGTTTATTGGCTGCCCAAGTCAATGCAAGAATGTTAAAATACGGAGAGGCTCTTAAGCTTATAAACCTATTGCCATTTGATTCTGCTGAATCGGACTATGTAAGGGCTGATGCTCTTTACGGCTTAGGACGGCATGAAGAAGCAAAAACTCTTATTTCGGAAGCCTTAGACCGCTGGGCCTTTAATCCTAGTTTTGCAAAATTATTCTTTTTGCGGGAACGCGGCAAAAAGGTAAGTTTTTTCGGTAAAAAATTGGCCGAACACATAATTTCACGGCTTTATGCATGGCAGGATGAAGATCCGTCCCTTCTTTTACTTGCGAGCCCTTTTGAAACGAGGTCTGAGGATAATATTCGAAGACTTAAACTATACCGAGGGATGTATTTACCCTTTAGCGAGTCGCATGATATTAACGGCCTATATAACCGTTCTTACTCTACCTTACTTTGTCTAAGGTACGGTATAATAGACGAGCAAACGGCTGTAAACGAATTTTTATCGGCTAAGGTTTATTACTTTAACCCGATTTTAAAGGAATATATTTTGACTCAAGCTATGTATGAATCTCACCTGGTTGAGCTTTTACGCTTGGTAGTCAATACAAAATTAAGAAATGAGTTTAAAACTTTTTTATCGGCCTATGAAGGTTTGATGGTCGATGATGAAAATGGTGATCTTATTATCGATTCTCAAATTTATTACAAAAACGGCCGTCCTTGGTGTGCGGAATTCGATCCGCTTCAAACGGGATACCCGGAATACACTGTAGAATGTAATTTCGGTATTCCTTTAGTAATCCATGGTAAAAAACATTCTTATTCCGTTTCTTATGATTCTTATCCTGCCGTTAAAAATTTTATAAAAGACGGAAAAAGGTACACTATGAGACCTCTTGATCTAAACTGGGCTCCTATAGAGTTAAAAGAACTAAATCTCAAACTATATGGAATGCATCAAAAGGATCAAGCTTTTTTTTCTTTAAAGGCCGATAAAAATATAAGAAGTATTCATGAGGGTACACTGGTTTATTCTTCGGCCTTTTCCGAAGAAAATACGCCTTACATAGACGGCGGCATAAAAAAAATATTCTTTGATAAGGGTATTCCTATAAAAGCCGAGGTAACCGTGTCGGGAGAACTGTATTCTCAAACAAATTATAGAAACGGTTTACCTGTTTTTGAACACACCGATAAAAATGGGGACGGCTACTTTGAAACAAAAACCGAATATGACGCAAACGGCATCTTGAACCGGATATATATAGATTTGAATAAAAACAAACTATATGAGTATTCCGAATATTATGAAAAAAACGGTACCGTTACAAAGACTTGGGACAGCAATGAAGACGGGGTCTCTGAAATTAAATATGTGCAATACGAAAACGGAGATGCTCAAACAGAATGGATTCATCCGAAATTTAATAAAATCATACAGGTTAATTATAAAGAAGGCAAACCGTATCAATTATTAGACGGAAAAGAAAATGTTATTCTTATTCCTTCCGACAAAGGTAAATTGTTTTGGCTTAATAGAAATCCGGTAGAAATTGAAAAAATAAACGAAAAAATTGTGGAAATCTTTAACCAAACAAGTCTGCCGATTGTTTCTTATGTGTTTAGTATAAATAATATCGAAGTTTTTGCTGTTCGTTCCGGAGGTTTTGTTTTTGCTGAAATCGTCAATGAATAAAATAGTTTTTTTCCTTCTCTTTGTAATGATTTTTTCTTGTACTTCAAACAAAAATGTTTCGTATGTGAATTACTCCGATAGATCCAGCGTATTGTATCAGGTTGACTATGCCGAAAAGCTGCTTAAGTCAGGCAAAATAACAGATGCCTTAATAAGATCTCAGATTCTTCATCTTAATACAACAAATTTTGAAGAGGTTGACAAGATTAAGTCGGAATCGATAGAAAGAACTGAAGCCGCATTTTTAAAAAGCATAGAAGAAAAAAATTGGGATGAGGCTGTCCGTTATTTTCGGTCTCTTACGGCAATCGGAAAACGCCCTGCCGGATGGACTGAAGAGCGTATCTTTGAAGAAAGGTCTGCCGTGTGGAAAAAGAATTCGGATCTTCCTCTTTTAAATTTACAAAATAAAAAAAATCCCTTAGCCGGATCTTCGTCTTCCTTTCCTCAAAATATAGACGATATGATAAAGGGCACCCTTACCGTTTGGGTGGACAGGGGAACGCGTGTCCAAAGAGGTTATGCCTCGCCCGATATTGTTATCGGTTCCGGCTTTTTTATAGATTCCCGAGGTTATTTTATTACCAATTACCATGTCATTCAAAGCGAGGTCGATAAAAAATATAACGGCTATTCTAGGCTTTATATTAAGTCTCCTGATAATCCCAATATAAAAATTCCTGCAAAGGTTGTAGGCTGGGATCCCCTGTTTGATTTAGCCTTGGTAATGACCGAGTACACACCTCAGTTTATTTTTAATCTGGGTTCTTCGAAGGACTTAGGGGTCGGAAGCCGCATTTATGCAATCGGCTCTCCGGCCGGTTTGGAAAAAACTCTCACATCAGGTATAGTATCGGCAAAGTACCGCAGGCTTTTTTCTATGGTAGATATAATGCAGATAGATGCTGCCGTAAATCACGGGAATTCGGGAGGCCCCATAGCGGATGATAAGGGCCTTGTTCAAGCCGTAGTCTTTGCCGGTCTTGAAAGAAACGAGGGCCTTAATTTTGCAATTCCTGTCGAGCTTTTAAAGGCTATCCTTCCCGATCTATATAAGGGCGGAGAAGTCAGACATTCTTGGCTGGGCTGCTACGGTCAAAACCAAAAGGGAGGCTCCAATACGGCTGAGGGTGTTCCCGCCGGGGTTCTTGTAAACTATGTTCTGCCTGACGGCCCTTTTTCGATTTCGGGTATAAATGAGGGGGCGATAATAAAAGAATTTAACGGTATTCCTGTAAATTCGGTTGAAGAAATACAGGCAAATTTATTATCGATTGCTCCAGAAACTATCGTCCTCATTAAAGGTTATCAAAAAAATAAAGCCGGTATTTATGAAG
This genomic window contains:
- the tilS gene encoding tRNA lysidine(34) synthetase TilS, which translates into the protein MAKSFLKDVFLGFSSISDKKIGQLAGHYNAPVRLLLAVSGGADSMAMLSAFLELQHDINAEIFVITVNHNIRPEKETLGDAQFVLDFCKNKCPCILSEIPKNKVFEEARHRKTGIEDAARFLRYSEFEKTADSLNADYILTAHNKNDYYETVLMRLFQGSEPEALMGIAPKRGRFIRPLLYITRSEIEDYLNERNIPWREDSTNFETSYLRNKVRHNLVPALTLCFDGWQRGLDKSLAKIRAQNDFINASYRTKKESWILYKNEKGEACCRCKFLFFVSLDEALKLKFLQEGIILLKGKRRVPYSVFEDLMKLSDTKKIVFSGGFCIKKEVEEVFLFKDLNDEKQNELFYSIWIDKPCTFDTPAGIFKAVETESGFFVVHESDKTCGIGPFKPPFCVRSRLLGDEIQTASGSKKSVKKIINEWNIDYENRNILPIIEEGGVVKGIYGAAFGKKFL
- a CDS encoding tetratricopeptide repeat protein gives rise to the protein MTSCKFYDCKLKYKILAFFLLIFTGLYADQSDRVNLSAALSCLQNSSKLFTEEKWKDALFEAQLGEVYDPKTADFLYIQAICSLKLNYPNEDILQKADAACADGMIWRLYDINAGRLLAAQVNARMLKYGEALKLINLLPFDSAESDYVRADALYGLGRHEEAKTLISEALDRWAFNPSFAKLFFLRERGKKVSFFGKKLAEHIISRLYAWQDEDPSLLLLASPFETRSEDNIRRLKLYRGMYLPFSESHDINGLYNRSYSTLLCLRYGIIDEQTAVNEFLSAKVYYFNPILKEYILTQAMYESHLVELLRLVVNTKLRNEFKTFLSAYEGLMVDDENGDLIIDSQIYYKNGRPWCAEFDPLQTGYPEYTVECNFGIPLVIHGKKHSYSVSYDSYPAVKNFIKDGKRYTMRPLDLNWAPIELKELNLKLYGMHQKDQAFFSLKADKNIRSIHEGTLVYSSAFSEENTPYIDGGIKKIFFDKGIPIKAEVTVSGELYSQTNYRNGLPVFEHTDKNGDGYFETKTEYDANGILNRIYIDLNKNKLYEYSEYYEKNGTVTKTWDSNEDGVSEIKYVQYENGDAQTEWIHPKFNKIIQVNYKEGKPYQLLDGKENVILIPSDKGKLFWLNRNPVEIEKINEKIVEIFNQTSLPIVSYVFSINNIEVFAVRSGGFVFAEIVNE
- a CDS encoding S1C family serine protease; this translates as MNYSDRSSVLYQVDYAEKLLKSGKITDALIRSQILHLNTTNFEEVDKIKSESIERTEAAFLKSIEEKNWDEAVRYFRSLTAIGKRPAGWTEERIFEERSAVWKKNSDLPLLNLQNKKNPLAGSSSSFPQNIDDMIKGTLTVWVDRGTRVQRGYASPDIVIGSGFFIDSRGYFITNYHVIQSEVDKKYNGYSRLYIKSPDNPNIKIPAKVVGWDPLFDLALVMTEYTPQFIFNLGSSKDLGVGSRIYAIGSPAGLEKTLTSGIVSAKYRRLFSMVDIMQIDAAVNHGNSGGPIADDKGLVQAVVFAGLERNEGLNFAIPVELLKAILPDLYKGGEVRHSWLGCYGQNQKGGSNTAEGVPAGVLVNYVLPDGPFSISGINEGAIIKEFNGIPVNSVEEIQANLLSIAPETIVLIKGYQKNKAGIYEEKTWPVLCAERPLYPGNSVFRKDSIARSMLPVFGFKLESVGKRNSYRVAEVVPGSFASENAFGVNDYIELNGKRWDEDNEEIIHVNIYTKKVRAGYMDSFMVLSAYLDNPLFF